The Megalops cyprinoides isolate fMegCyp1 chromosome 10, fMegCyp1.pri, whole genome shotgun sequence genome window below encodes:
- the gon4l gene encoding GON-4-like protein: MTNDVQRGPETSDRIRMKTTTFTRSKFMMSMARKRKSSSLEERLTRSKATKVSVSGPQASSGAPLSAEKRKISTPIKGKGQVIGPDTLSLRRQSPRFKCQKQTPCSESITAGQAQNGESQLFNSPAQHPLQDEEDTELGLVITLDEDKSGGRRAGRKKSGEKMKRATGDSKGDGSAGSGADQEGVGQDGQTEIDICRQLDRDLESKSRQHNLTNANVRNIIHEVITNEQVVAMMKAAIRETQDMPMFEPKMTRSRLKEVVEKGVVIPTWNISPIKKSSEVKPPQFVDIHLEEEDSSDEEYCPDEEEEDETAEETFLESDVESTASSPRGSRIGRPRTPVDNSECDEDRSCSPRQGSRQSRHLRVEVVPMGPPPPPQPAGPPRPPRAPPDCTFMEKLHAVEEELAFSPICMEPYQMSDGGEEEDSLVACRTRSKRPLRDVPLGRLEAELRAPDITPDMYDCSSALEDREWTQWLQGLMTSDMENEEEGDDDDDPEYNFLEDLDEPDLEDYRNDRAVRITKKEVNELMEELFDTFQDELGVQEHDEEGHEEEEEREEEVFPQAAPKFNVPQAIRFGEPLANMLTERHRTVKEQLEALHQRRALLESQARASQSTPGPQVLLVPQPCALILTHPQKLQLQQQIQQHIQLLTQVHMLCNPVERLQSEANTTQHFLSELQSFAQRGEQARGAVEPGFVSIFRACNLQGALSLLEELRLSPTPIVTPNPASSSSVRSYPLLPPKLAWLLATRPVFLYPELLPHCSLDPALHRPRTKSGYTKGEDSLILLGLKHFGETEFPYQLVCRYLIRTKTHEQIRGRVHDMCLRRAPDNIFKFYHQHKIIPPLPLACGRVMPGEERPPVEREESIMPVWLRKSLPYIHKAVTEYNQQQEQATPETGPPPPPYIFPPGTRYPPVLPKNVTLRLHPAGFKTLRPPSVSKPRPLRGYRLPSFPSLAKAPGNTPTQGVVLLAKAPFTPIQGALPLATAPLTPAHGAVPLNTAYSMPLNPLSQCFGQESGCAVLPAHDVPSVTPPALLQVPTAAPLNTPLFSPGGVTACIMQTAQLHAEKPNPRVRPRKLLPIQPAPPKPATQPLQLHNISADGGVGALSSGGAAAAGGAAGAASRAGGRSKAGRRGGRACSSAPPPVILNLTTPAGATVICPAPAGEGLVRPSAEPTPPPQDPVTHPNGALARLRKLVRPLLPAPPSLDSPQNFPPTPPDSAVKLKSSPVFFSHTPSPPLRTSLQNDTSPNTPGVTVHDEEDISGDCTFEKAVIETLPIPGPDNPNTPSNASDFVCAGPLTVNTDSAVFDSCTTCTETVTSSVIVCQNSLPSSAQTAVSQTLSQDSSGGPQYILVRTASQGAPQFLLVPQNCLMTPVPATNVSANIDTSNLPLGQSGAPCFALAQTPGDLPNTADQNEYETLQPQNESDHTGVTQPATELPSNKAGRTPQRDGIDLEKLMEGLEAWKEEDNNAEREEWEEEEGGDFGGTLLALSESTGSPASSLDSCADALERMMDAEEERGETWNGAVSSTPRPSPQHEIEGMGEEGESEGEREEDASGEGGEQSATETESQRTCVELSGHKAMWGAVTLSTGTEGQEQSGGGGGGEKGDREAEEQRRGDGDGRQDRGGEGQQNGRGEDGERNGGGEGEQGGERGDGGKRGGDGEKDGDGERERQGGDEEEEEDFDDLTQDEDEEEVMSSASEESVLSVPELQETMEKLTWLASEGRLCGEGDSEEDNSPNSPNSPNSPTSPVSQNSQEENSEEEEEGPPKGEESESGEGGACKLPGGDTPQGAGPPQASGKAAGRGRGRGRPPPRSLRRSRRQERDSKDASKLMLLYDDHILDNDPLRESKDIAFAQAYLNRVREALQDVPGKVEEFLGVLYEFEQSGEGRSAVELFSQLRPVLRDWPELLRDFAAFLLPEQALECGLFAEQQAFERSRRFLRQLEISFGENPSHYQKIVRALQGGPGLSPAGIEELKAQMATLLKGHTHLQGEFWVFFDELRPPPSRPGQFEEAAWPEEGGGVTDSGDGGGVGPGGGASGGFEEVTLPDLEEEEEVHKMPPMTARSRRRKELGTHSNDKECDWPEKDCSCPCHDVSHEGKLRKHKRKGCSRCHTNKVSDSSRAMKSRDPSYPGPNSPQLDSHAERRVEEREEEREEREGEKEVEAEVKEEGGSEANSPHPAEQGAQLWDGPEAGPIPNSEEREEEDEEEEEWKEGEREGSPSPKKSRKDGDGAVVCDDPLVVVSGERDSSPASLHPRPSPSSDPPVCAKNISLTPSGEKVILWTREADRVILTACQQQGANQSTFQAVSAQLGNKTASEVSRRFRDLMRLFHTAARQVSSEDEASNTEQQSATDEELD; the protein is encoded by the exons ATGACAAACGATGTGCAGCGAGGCCCCGAAACGAGTGACCGAATAcgaatgaaaacaacaacattcacCAG ATCCAAGTTCATGATGAGCATGGCCCGGAAGCGCAAAAGTAGCTCTCTGGAAGAAAGGCTGACTCGCTCCAAAGCCACAAAGGTGTCTGTTTCTGGGCCTCAAGCGTCCTCTGGTGCACCACTGAGTGCAGAGAAGAGGAAGATATCCACACCCATCAAGGGGAAGGGCCAGGTTATTGGCCCAGATACACTGTCGCTGAGAAGACAATCGCCAAGGTTCAAATGTCAGAAGCAGACACCCTGCTCGGAGTCCATTACTGCAG GCCAGGCTCAGAATGGGGAGTCCCAGCTGTTTaacagcccagcacagcaccCCCTACAGGATGAGGAGGATACTGAACTAGGCCTGGTCATCACCCTAG ATGAAGACAAGAGCGGAGGCCGGCGCGCCGGGAGGAAGAAGAGCGGAGAAAAGATGAAGAGGGCCACGGGTGACAGCAAGGGAGATGGGTCTGCCGGAAGTGGGGCAGACCAGGAAGGAGTTGGCCAGGACGGGCAGACCGAGATCGACATTTGCAGGCAGCTGGACAGGGATCTGGAAAGCAAATCTCGCCAGCACAATTTGACCAACGCCAATGTGCGCAACATCATCCAT GAAGTAATTACCAATGAACAAGTGGTAGCCATGATGAAAGCTGctatcagagagacacaggacaTGCCTATGTTT GAGCCGAAGATGACACGTTCAAGGCTTAAAGAAGTGGTTGAAAAAGGAGTG GTCATCCCAACATGGAACATCTCTCCCATCAAGAAGTCCAGTGAAGTGAAG CCTCCCCAGTTTGTGGACATCCATCTGGAGGAAGAGGACTCCTCTGATGAAGAGTATTGCCctgatgaagaagaggaggatgagacTGCAGAGGAG ACGTTTTTGGAGAGTGATGTAGAGAGCACGGCCTCGTCTCCCCGGGGCAGTCGAATAGGGCGGCCCAGGACACCCGTGGACAATTCCGAGTGTGACGAGGACAGGAGCTGCAGTCCCAGACAG GGATCCCGGCAGTCCAGACACCTAAGGGTGGAGGTGGTTCCCATGGgcccccctccgcccccgcAGCCTGCTGGTCCCCCACGCCCCCCGAGGGCCCCTCCTGACTGTACCTTCATGGAAAAACTCCACGCTGTGGAGGAAGAGCTGGCCTTTAGCCCCATCTGCATGGAACCCTACCAG ATGAGCGATGGtggggaagaggaggacagCCTGGTGGCCTGCCGCACTCGCTCCAAACGGCCGCTCCGGGACGTCCCGCTGGGCAggctggaggcggagctgcGGGCCCCTGACATCACCCCCGATATGTACGACTGCAGCTCTGCCCTGGAGGACCGGGAGTGGACCCAGTGGCTGCAGGGTCTGATGACGTCTGACATGGAGAACGAAG AGGAgggtgacgatgatgatgaccCCGAGTACAACTTCCTGGAGGACCTTGACGAGCCCGACCTGGAGGACTACCGCAACGACCGTGCCGTTCGCATCACCA AAAAGGAAGTGAATGAGTTGATGGAGGAGCTGTTTGACACG tTCCAAGATGAGTTGGGGGTGCAAGAACATGATGAAGAAGGGcacgaggaagaggaggagagggaggaagaagtATTCCCTCAGGCAGCTCCTAAATTCAACGTCCCACAAGCCATCCG GTTCGGGGAGCCGCTGGCCAACATGCTGACGGAGCGGCACCGCACAgtgaaggagcagctggaggctCTTCACCAGCGCCGGGCGCTGCTGGAGAGCCAGGCCAGGGCCTCCCAGAGCACCCCGGGCCCCCAGGTGCTGCTGGTGCCCCAGCCCTGCGCCCTCAttctcacacacccacagaaactgcagctgcagcagcaaaTTCAACAG CACATCCAGCTGCTGACCCAGGTTCACATGTTGTGCAACCCAGTGGAAAGGCTGCAGAGTGAGGCCAACACCACGCAACACTTCCTG TCAGAGCTGCAGTCCTTTGCCCAGCGCGGGGAGCAGGCCCGGGGCGCCGTGGAGCCAGGGTTTGTTAGCATCTTCAGGGCCTGCAACCTGCAAGGGGCGCTTTCTCTGCTGGAGGAGCTTCGACTGTCCCCCACTCCCATCGTGACGCCTAACCCAGCAAGTTCCTCCAGCG TGCGCTCGTACCCTTTGCTGCCTCCAAAGCTGGCCTGGCTGCTGGCCACTCGCCCTGTCTTCCTCTACCCCGAACTTCTGCCCCACTGCAGCCTTGACCCTGCCCTTCATCGCCCACGCACCAAGAGTGGCTATACCAAGGGGGAGGACAG CCTGATCCTCTTGGGCCTGAAGCACTTTGGTGAGACAGAGTTTCCCTACCAGCTGGTGTGTCGCTACCTGATCCGTACCAAAACCCACGAGCAAATACGCGGGCGTGTCCATGACATGTGCCTTCGCCGCGCCCCCGACAACATCTTCAAG TTCTACCATCAGCATAAGATCATTCCTCCCTTGCCGCTGGCATGTGGCAGGGTGATGCCTGGAGAAGAGCGCCCTccggtggagagagaggaatctATCATGCCCGTCTGGCTACGG aagAGTCTGCCATATATCCACAAAGCAGTTACTGAGTACAATCAACAGCAAGAGCAGGCCACCCCTGAAACAggtccccctcctcccccataCATCTTCCCCCCTGGGACTCGCTACCCCCCGGTCCTCCCCAAAAATGTCACGCTACGCCTGCATCCTGCTGGCTTCAAAACCTTGCGCCCTCCTTCCGTGTCCAAGCCACGCCCCCTCCGTGGCTACAGACTGCCTTCCTTCCCTTCGTTGGCCAAAGCCCCTGGAAATACCCCCACCCAAGGAGTTGTTCTGTTGGCTAAAGCTCCTTTCACTCCTATTCAGGGGGCCCTCCCTTTGGCTACAGCCCCTCTCACCCCTGCCCATGGAGCTGTCCCCTTGAACACAGCATACTCCATGCCCCTAAATCCACTGTCTCAGTGTTTTGGACAGGAGTCTGGCTGCGCCGTTCTCCCTGCCCACGATGTTCCTTCGGTGACCCCTCCTGCCTTGCTCCAAGTCCCCACTGCGGCTCCCCTGAACACCCCCCTCTTCAGTCCGGGAGGAGTAACGGCATGCAtaatgcagacagcacagctgcatGCGGAGAAGCCTAACCCACGGGTACGACCCCGCAAGCTCCTCCCTATACAGCCTGCACCCCCAAAGCCTGCCACACAGCCCCTGCAGCTACACAACATCTCAGCAGACGGGGGCGTCGGCGCCTTGAGTTCGGGCGGAGCAGCGGCAGcgggaggagcagcaggagcagcatcACGTGCAGGGGGGAGGAGTAAAgcggggaggaggggaggcagggCCTGCAGCAGCGCCCCGCCCCCGGTGATACTCAATCTGACCACCCCAGCCGGCGCCACTGTTATCTGCCCCGCCCCTGCTGGCGAGGGATTGGTCAGGCCCTCCGCGGAGCCCACCCCTCCGCCGCAAGATCCCGTCACTCATCCCAACGGAGCCCTTGCACGGCTCCGCAAACTTGTGAGGCCGCTGTTGCCTGCTCCTCCCAGTTTGGACTCTCCCCAAAACTTCCCTCCCACTCCTCCAGACAGCGCCGTCAAACTGAAATCCAGCCCCGTTTTCTTCTCACACACTCCGTCCCCACCCCTAAGGACATCCTTGCAAAATGACACAAGCCCAAACACTCCAGGAGTTACCGTGCACGACGAGGAGGACATATCAGGGGACTGCACCTTTGAGAAGGCAGTGATTGAGACTCTCCCCATTCCTGGCCCAGATAACCCCAACACGCCCAGTAATGCCTCAGATTTTGTGTGCGCGGGTCCGCTGACGGTGAACACGGACAGTGCTGTATTTGATTCTTGCACCACCTGCACTGAAACAGTGACCTCGTCAGTCATAGTCTGCCAAAACTCACTGCCCTCCTcagctcagacagcagtgtcacaaaCTCTAAGCCAAGACTCCTCAGGGGGCCCCCAGTATATTCTGGTCCGCACTGCCTCACAGGGTGCACCCCAGTTTCTGCTTGTGCCCCAAAACTGCTTGATGACACCTGTACCGGCCACAAATGTCTCTGCAAACATAGACACCAGTAATCTCCCCTTGGGTCAGTCAGGAGCACCCTGCTTCGCTCTAGCCCAAACACCAGGTGACCTCCCAAACACAGCCGATCAAAATGAATATGAGACTTTGCAACCCCAAAATGAATCAGACCACACAGGAGTCACACAGCCTGCCACAGAGTTACCCTCAAACAAAGCAGGTAGAACTCCTCAGAGGGACGGGATCGATCTGGAGAAACTTATGGAAGGGCTTGAAGCGTGGAAAGAGGAGGACAACAACGCGGAAAGAGAGGAAtgggaagaagaggagggcGGAGATTTTGGGGGCACCCTCCTGGCTCTGTCAGAGTCCACCGGCAGCCCCGCCTCAAGCCTAGACAGCTGCGCTGATGCCCTGGAGAGGATGATGGAtgcggaggaggagaggggagagacttGGAATGGGGCGGTGTCTTCAACTCCCAGGCCCAGTCCACAGCATGAGATAGAGGGaatgggggaggagggagagagtgagggagagcggGAGGAAGATGCCAGTGGAGAAGGAGGTGAACAGAGcgccacagagacagagagccaaaGAACATGTGTGGAACTAAGCGGCCACAAAGCAATGTGGGGGGCAGTTACACTGAGCACTGGGACTGAGGGTCAGGAGCagtctggaggaggaggaggaggagagaagggagacagggaggccgaggagcagaggaggggagacGGAGACGGGAGACAGGACAGGGGCGGAGAAGGACAACAAAACGGGAGGGGGGAGGACGGGGAGAGGAAcggaggcggggagggggaacaaggtggggagaggggagacggTGGAAAGAGGGgcggagatggagagaaggatggagacggagagagggagaggcaaggaggggatgaggaggaggaagaggacttTGATGACCTCACTCAAGACGAGGAtgaagaggaagtgatgtcgTCAGCTTCGGAGGAGTCTGTGCTGTCGGTGCCAGagttgcag GAGACCATGGAGAAGCTGACCTGGCTGGCCTCAGAGGGAAGGTTGTGTGGCGAAGGGGACTCGGAGGAGGACAATTCCCCAAACTCCCCTAATTCTCCCAACTCGCCCACCTCCCCAGTTTCCCAGAATTCTCAGGAGGAGAActctgaagaggaggaggaggggccaCCGAAGGGGGAGGAGTCTGAGTCTGGGGAAGGCGGGGCTTGCAAACTGCCTGGCGGGGATACACCTCAGGGGGCCGGCCCACCTCAGGCCAGCGGGAAGGCAGCTGGTCGGGGCAGAG GTCGTGGGCGCCCTCCCCCCCGCAGCCTGAGGCGCAGCCGGCGCCAGGAGCGGGACAGCAAGGACGCGTCCAAACTGATGCTGCTGTACGACGATCACATTCTGGACAACGACCCGCTGAGGGAGAGCAAGGACATCGCCTTCGCCCAGGCCTACCTGAACAGG GTGCGTGAGGCCCTGCAGGATGTTCCCGGGAAGGTGGAGGAGTTCCTGGGGGTGCTGTACGAGTTCGAGCAGAGCGGCGAGGGGCGCAGCGCCGTGGAGCTCTTCTCCCAGCTGCGGCCTGTGCTGAGAGACTGGCCCGAGCTGCTGCGGGACTTCGCCGCCTTCCTGCTGCCGGAGCAGGCCCTGGAGTGCGGACTG tTTGCAGAGCAGCAAGCCTTCGAGCGAAGCCGGCGCTTCCTGCGCCAGCTGGAGATCAGTTTTGGGGAGAACCCCTCCCACTACCAGAAGATCGTGCGTGCCCTGCAGGGGGGTCCTGGTCTCAGCCCTGCTGGCATAGAAGAG ctGAAGGCTCAGATGGCTACCCTCCTCAAAGGCCACACCCACCTTCAAGGAGAATTCTGGGTATTTTTTGATGAGCTCCGCCCACCCCCCTCAAGGCCAGGGCAGTTTGAGGAGGCAGCCTGGCcggaggagggtggaggtgtGACAGATAGTGGGGACGGTGGTGGTGTGgggccagggggaggggctagTGGAGGGTTTGAGGAGGTCACACTCCCTGATttggaagaagaggaagaggttcACAAGATGCCACCAATGACAGCTAGAAGCAGGAGAAGGAAAGAGCTGGGCACCCATAGTAACGACAAG GAATGTGATTGGCCGGAGAAGgactgctcctgcccctgccatGACGTATCGCATGAAGGCAAGCTTCGGAAGCACAAGAGGAAGGGATGCTCTCGTTGCCATACCAACAAG GTTTCTGACTCGTCCAGGGCCATGAAGAGTCGTGATCCCTCATATCCTGGTCCCAACAGTCCCCAGCTGGACAGCCAcgcagagaggagagtggaggaaagggaggaagagagggaagagagggaaggagagaaggaggtggaAGCAGAAGTcaaagaggagggaggcagTGAGGCAAACAGCCCACATCCTG cagaacaagggGCACAGCTTTGGGATGGTCCTGAGGCGGGTCCTATCCCCAACTCTGAGGaaagggaagaggaggatgaggaggaagaggagtggaAGGAGGGCGAGCGAGAGGGAAGCCCCTCTCCTAAGAAGAGTAGGAAAGATGGAGACGGAGCGGTGGTGTGTGATGACCCCCTTGTCGTAGTGTCAGGGGAAAGAGATTCATCCCCTGCCTCTCTTCACCCCCGTCCCAGCCCCAGCTCTGACCCCCCTGTCTGTGCCAAAAACATCTCCCTCACCCCCAGCGGGGAGAAAGTTATCCTCTGGACAAG GGAGGCGGACCGTGTGATTTTAACAGCCTGTCAACAGcagggagccaatcagagcaccTTCCAGGCTGTCTCTGCACAGCTTGGCAACAAGACAGCCAGTGAG GTGTCTCGGCGGTTTCGGGATCTGATGCGCCTCTTCCACACGGCAGCCCGACAGGTCAGCTCAGAGGACGAGGCCAGTAATACTGAGCAGCAGTCTGCCACCGATGAGGAGTTGGACTGA